The Grus americana isolate bGruAme1 chromosome 8, bGruAme1.mat, whole genome shotgun sequence genome includes a region encoding these proteins:
- the LOC129209721 gene encoding E3 ubiquitin-protein ligase RNF170-like isoform X1 encodes MAASSSRPGGAGRGCLSAVAAAVTAAAGGWGRTVRGDHGVKSCWHGSDLLCLRCSVSWCNLLSSSQTFLERGMESLQIWRPSNYSDFSCPICLQTATFPVETNCGHLFCGSCLITYWKHSPWLAAITCPLCRQKVVLLDNISCEKQQDKPSKQIVHDIRDYNKRFSGQPRPFADYLYDMPLFLTLALRGIFTWGGLVWIFFLRVAVCSFGTIICLSSPFDTKPGPLCRTLGTADDMVVVSLLLICMINICQQIASNGVNMARSAAQSMLSES; translated from the exons ATGgcggcctcctcctcccgccctGGCGGCGCGGGCCGCGGCTGCCTCTCGGCTGTTGCAGCCGCTGTCACAGCCGCTGCCGGAGGCTGGGGACGGACGGTCCGTGGAGATCACGGGGTGAAGAGCTGCTGGCATGGTTCAGACTTACTGTGCCTAAGGTGTAG TGTCAGCTGGTGTAACCTGCTCAGCTCTTctcaaacatttctggaaagaGGAATG GAATCACTCCAAATTTGGCGACCCAGTAATTACAGTGACTTCAGCTGTCCCATCTGTCTCCAGACAGCTACTTTTCCAGTAGAAACCAACTGTGGACATTTATTCTGTG gttCCTGTCTGATCACGTACTGGAAACATAGTCCCTGGTTAGCAGCGATAACCTGCCCTCTCTGCAGACAAAAG GTGGTTCTTCTGGATAACATCTCTTGTGAAAAGCAACAAGATAAGCCAAGTAAACAAATTGTGCATGACATTAGAGATTACAACAAGCGTTTCTCAGGGCAACCTCGACCC TTTGCAGATTACCTTTATGACATGCCGTTATTCCTGACTCTTGCCTTGCGAGGAATCTTCACCTGGGGTGGTCTcgtatggatttttttcctaagagtTGCTGTTTGCTCCTTTGGAACAATCATATGCTTGTCTTCTCCGTTTGACACAAAGCCTGGGCCTCTCTGTAGGACGCTTGGAACAGCTGATGACATGGTGGttgtttcccttcttttaaTTTGCATGATAAACATTTGTCAGCAAATTGCATCTAATGGGGTGAATATGGCAAGGTCTGCGGCTCAGAGCATGCTGTCAGAGTCCTGA